AGCTCATCCGTAGAGATGCTCGTCTCCAAAACAGCCAACAAGAAGATGATGCCTCTATTGGTAAAGATACATAAAGGCGGGACAACACAAAAAGAAGAGACAAAGACAGGAGTTGAAAAATTTATTTACGTCCTGGAAGGCAACCTTGAGGCGACTATAGGAGAGGAACGATACAACCTGGCCAGAGGCGACACGCTCTATTTCGAATCTGCCATACCTCACTACTTCACCAACACCGGAAGGGGTGACGCCCGTATCATCTGCGTCGCCTGCCCTCCGCTTCTCTAAGGCCAAAACCGGGAGATTACCCCTCACTTTTTTATTTCATAAGATCCCAGTTCGCGGTTTCGCCGGATAGGATCAGGTCGACTTTCAGTCCCGACACTTCGTGGTGCAGGACCTCTCTCTCCAACCTACCCCTTGAAAAGGCCGTGGCCATGGCCTGAGAATGCCTTTTTCTCCTTACGAGATCCTTCACTTCTTCAGCGATCTCTTTCGTGTGAAGAGTGACGAGGAACCTCTGTTTCGGGCTTTGCTCTATCACTATCAGCACCCTCATCTCATTCTCACCTTCCCCTCTGCCAAGCGACCGCCATTCAAAATTTGCCAAGCGGAATGAGATCATTTTGTCCTAAACCAAGTAAGTATAACACAGGAATTAGAATAATCAATAGCAAGCAAAAATCGTGCCGATATTTGTTAAATCTTAATAGACATAACACATTTATTGTAAATTGGTTATGCTAAAAAGGTGGATAACAAAATAGGTGGAAATTTATGACAGGACCGCGTCCTCTCTATCCTCTATCTCCTCAAACTTCACGCCGTAGCGCTTCCGTTCTATCTTTGAAAATAGACTGTATACACACGGCACTACGAAGAGAGTGAATAGCGTGGAGACGATGACACCGCCGATGATGGTGATGGCCATCGGTATGCGGGTCTCGGCGCCGGGCCCCATGGCAAGGGCCGGCGGGATCGCTGCGGATATTGTGGCTATAGAAGTCATGAGTATCGGGCGTAACCTTATAGGACACGCCTTCAGCAGGGCTGACCTGACATCGAGCCCCTGGTCTCGCTGCTGGTTCGTAAAATCGACCAGGAGGATAGAATTCTTCTTAACTATGCCCATCAGGAGTATTATGCCGATGATGCTGTATATATTCATCGATTGGCCGCCCAATAAGAGCGTTATGAACGCTCCGGATATGCTGAATGGCAGGGCAACCAGCACAGAGAGCGGATGGAGATAGCTGTTGAACTGTGACGCGAGGACCATATAGGCGACGATGATACCGAGCCAGAACGCCAGGACGAGCGTCGCGAACGATTCCTTGAAGGTCTGGGTGCTTCCGCCGAAGACTACCCGGTATCCGGCAGGGAGAACCTCTTTTGCTATCCGGTCCACCTGCGCAATAGCGTCCGTCTGTGATTTGCCGGGCGCGACGTTAGCGAAGAGAGATATGGCCCTCTCCCTGTTGCGCCTGGTGATGGTGAGCGGCGTCAGCTTTTGGGTGATATTGACCACATCCTTAAGCTGGACGAGCTCGTTCCTGTTATTCCAGACCCATAACTTTTCGATGTCCTCCCTCTCCGTACGCTGGGAAGGCACCAGCTGTATCCTCACATCGTAACGCCGGCCGTCCTTCGTATATTTGGCTATCCTCTGCCCTCCGATCAGCGCGTTAACGGCATCCCCTATGCTGTCGACGCTCACACCGCGCTCATCCGCCTTGCTCCGGTCAGGCTCGACCCTTATCTCGGGTATCTTCTCCAGGAAGTCGGTATCGACGTCGGTCATGAGATCGCTCTTACTCATACGCTGGCGTATCTCTTCGGAATAGTCACCCAATTTCTCCCAGTCGGGTCCCCTTACGGAGAGCTCTATAGGCATGCCGCGCTGCGCGGAAAACCCGGAGAGCGACAGGTCCTGGACCGTCACCTTCAGGTCGGGGATCCTGTTCAGTTCCGCGCGGAAGAGGTCCATAAGCTCCCTCTGGGACAGAGGGTGCCTGGCCGGCGGGACGACAGGCCGTTTTTTGGGCTCCTTGAAGGTTATGAACATAACGCCGGAGTTCGCTTCGCTGCCTGAGAAACCTCCGACCAGCGAGAAGTACCCGAGCAATTCGGGCCTCGACATGATGAACTTCTCCGCCACCTTGAATTTCTCGTCGGTGAATGTGATCGCGGAACCGACCGGTGTCTGGAGCCGCAGCATGAACATGCTCATGTCCTGTGACGGCAAAAATTCTTTGCGGATCAGCTTAATGATGAAGATCGAGGATATAAAAAAGAGTACGGCGGCTATTATCACCATGGCCCGCTTATTCAGGGCCATCCCGAGCAGGGTATGGTATTTGGCGGCGAGCCATTTAAAACTCCTGTCGATACCCTTGCCTATCGCGGTGTGCCTTGAGCCCACTTCCAGGAATTGCGCGCATCTCATCGGCGCCAGCGTCAGCGCCTCCAGAAGCGAGAGCGCCACCGCCACCGAGATCGTGACGCCGAACTGGAAGAAGAACTTTCCTATGATACCGCTCATGAAAGCGACGGGCAGGAATATGGCGATCAGGGCTATGGTCGCGGCGAGCGCGGCAAATGTGATCTGCCGGGCGCCCCGCCTGGCGGCTTCTACTTTTTCGACACCCCTCTCCCTGTACCTGACGATATTCTCCAGTACCATGATGGCGTCGTCAACTACGATACCTATCGCAAGCGAGAGCCCCAGCACCGTGAACGTGTTCAGCGTAAAACCGAGAAAATTTATTACCATGAACGCGCCCAGTATCGACGTCGGTATGGCAAGCAATATGTTGAACGTGGCGCTCCATGAGCCCAGGAAGAGCCAGCATATGAGAGAAGTGACTATGGCCGAAAGGACCAGGGTGAAGACAAGCTCGTTTATGGAGTCCTCGCTGAACTTGGTGCGGTTGAACCTGACGCTCACGTTCAGCTCTTTCGGGATATATCTCTTGATCTCCTCCAGCCGTTTTAGGACCTTATGCGCCACCTCCACTTCGTTGGCGCCGCGCTGTTTCCGTATGCCCAGGGCGACCGTCGGCTCGCCGTCCGAGCGGGCTATGCGCCGGATGTCGGCCAGCCCGTCCTCGATCGTCGCCACCTCTTTCAGGTACAGAGGTTTGAACACCGGCTGGCCCGACCTTTTGGGCAGGAGGAGGTTCTCGAACTCCGTCGTGGTCCGCGCCTCGCCCATGACCCTCACGTTATATTCCTTGACGGCGGTCTCTATGCGTCCGGCCGGCAGCTCCTCGTGCTCCGCCTGGACGGCGTCTATGATATCCTTCACCGTGAACTGATAGGCATCGAGCTTATCGGCATCCACCCATATCCTCAGGTTCCTGTCGACGAAACCGCCCAGGAATATATCGCCGACGCCGCTCAACATGGCGAACTGGTTCTTCAGGTGGTCCTGCACGTACGACATTATGTCGCGAAGCGGCATCGTCTTCGAAGATACCGCAAGCATTATTATGGGGTGGTCTTCCGAATTGACCTTCGTCACTATGGGCGGGTCGAGGTCTTTCGGGAGCTGCCTCTGGGCCTGGTCTATCTTCGTCTGGACATCCTGGACAGCGGCGTCTATATCGCGCCCCAGCTCGAATTCTATCGAGATGCTCGCCGAGCCCTGCTGTATGGATGATGATATCTCGCGCACCCCCTGGATGCTCATCATGGCGTCTTCCGCTATATCTACGACGTCCGTCTCCATTACCTCGGGAGCCGCGCCTTCCCACGTCATGCTCACGGATACGACCGGGAAATCGACATCGGGCAGCTGGCTGACCCCGAGGCGCGTGTAACTGATGAAACCGAATATCATGAGGGCAGCCATGAGCATCCACGCGAATACGGGGTTCTTGATGGACAGGTCAGAAAGTGTCATGCGGTCCTTCCTTTATGTTTTCTCCGGCGGCGACGAGGAGCTGCCAGTAGAGGCGCTTCGCCTCATAGAGCGCGTGGATGTAGTTCCTCTGCGCGTCCTCAAGCGTCTGTATCGCGGTCAATACATCGAGGTTATTCACCAGACTCCGCTCGTAGTCCTTCCTCTGCAGGTAATAGTTAAGCTTTGCTGTGGCGAAGGCCTTCCTCAGGGTATCGTGCACCGTCATGGCTGTCTTCAGCTTCACGTACGCGTCCTTTATGTCGTACGGCGTCTTGCGCTTTAACCTCGCGAATTCCAGCGAACTTTCGTGCGCTTTCAGCGCGGCCTCCTTGGACCGGCCGAGGACCTCGGTCCCTTCGAATATCGGGACGTCCAGCGTAAGCATCACATCCCAGTCCGTCCCTTTATTGAACGCGGTCCTCTGCGTATAGTAATTCCCCTCCACGCTTACGGTCGGCAGGAAATCGCTGTCCACGACATCGGCCGCCTTTTCGGCGTACTGCCACGCGTACCTGGCCGCCTCGACGTCCGGCCGGACTATATACCTGGCCACATAATACTCCTCCGGCATCAGGGAAGACGGTATATCGTATGGATCGGCCACCCTCCCGACGGACCTTCCGACCAAAAATTCGAGCAGCTGGCGCGCGACTATCTCCTGGCTCTTGACGACATCGATGGTGGCATCTACGCTGTACAGCTGTGTCTTGGCGTTTACGACTTCGCTCGGCCTCGACCTGCCGAGGTCTTCCCTCTTCCTGAGCTCTATTATGCGGTTTATGAGCGCCTTCTTTATATTCAGGAGGGCCTTGATATCTTCCCTCTCCTCCATCAGGAGATAGAACGCGTTCGCGACGTCCACCATAAGCAGCTGCTCGGCGCGCTCTTTCTCCTTCGTCCGCTGTTCCTTCTCATAGCCGCTCCCTTTCATGGCGGCGAAGGCCTTGAATCCGCTGAAGAGCGTCTCGGTGACATTTAATCTCCTGGAGGAACTCTTAGTGGGCTTCAGGGTCGAGAATGTCGTGCCCTTATCTTCCGGCTCCTGCTCCTGGCTATCGGTCGATATGAATGAGACGTGCGGGAGCATGATGGAGAGCGCCTGCAGGAAATGCGCCTCTGTCTCTTTGATGAGGTCCGCGTTTATCGCTATAAGCTCGCTCTGCTTCAATGCCAGGTCGTAGCATTCGGAAAGGGTCAGGGGCTCGGCGCGCAGATCCTCCTGCGCCGCGTATCCCGCGCCGCAACCTAATATAAGGAAAGAGACCGCCAGGGCCTTTATTATACGATTCATTTCAGGTGTTCCCGTATATGCATAAGTATCTTAAGATACTGCTCGCGCTCTTCCTGCGTTATCCTCCCGAAGATGTCTATGAGCATCCTGTGCTGGTGCTGGTGTATGCTGTCGACGACCCTTGTCCCTTTAGGCGTCATCTTTATCCTCACTATGCGCCGGTCCTTCGGGTCGCTCATCCTTACGGCGTACCTCTCTCTCACCAGGCGGTCGATGATGCCGGTCACCGCGGCCGTGGTGACGTTCAGGAAGCGGGCTATCTCGGTCATCGTCAACTCGCCCTCCCTCTTCAGGAAATTGAGTATGACGAACTGCGGCATAGTTACCTTTACCTTGTAGAACGTGCTCGACTGCTGGCGCATGAACTCCCGGGATATGATGCTCATGATCTCGGTCATCCTGTCCGCGAACTCCGCAAGCGATATATTTGACATGCTTAATCTCCTTAATAGTTAAGTATGTTAACTATCAATTCTGTGAAGTATAGCATCTGCGGCCGGCCATGTCAAGTTTTTTTGATCATTTTTTAACGGCGGGAATTTATCCTGAAGCCGATCAGTTTTATGATCTCGCGGGCACGGGCGTTGTCTCCGTCCTCCGACAGGGCCTTCTCCGCATATTGGAGCGCCCTATCGACGTCGCCTTCTTTAAGGTATGCCATGCACATATCGTTCATGAGGTCGGCCCGGTCTATCTCCCTCTCCCCGGCTTCGCCGGCGGAACGCGCGGACGACTCGGCCTTCGCGAAATATTCTATGGCCCTCCCGTATTCCGCACCCTTGAAGAAGACCTTCCCTGCGATATGATAAAAGCGCGCCGGCCTTCCTCCTGAAAGCTCGATGCACCTTGCGAGGCCCGCCACCGCCTCATCGGCCGCCTCCGGCGTCAGGAACGAGCGCATGACGAGATACCTCTCCAGCTGCAGCTTGGCGTAGAAGTCGAGGTTATCGAAGCTCTTGTCCGCCTCTACAACGTCTGCCATGGTATCCACGGCATCTTCGAGCGAGGCCCTATTATGGGAAGCGTAAGCGATACTCCCTTCTATGTCGTCCGGATATTCTTCGTGCCATTTTGCCGCGAGGGCAGGCAGTATATCTGTATTATAACGAGCGTTCTCCTGGGATATAAATTCATATAGGTTTGCGTATTCGCCCTGCCCCAGCGGGCGTTCTCCGAGATAGCCCTTAAGCAGGAGGCCGCCCTTCTTTAAAGGCAGCCGCCTTTCATCGATATTCTTCAGGAAGTCGATTATCGTGGAGTCGGTATAGAGGCCGAGGGGCGCCCGGTACTCGAGCACGGGAAAGTAGTCGCTGTTCACCGGCCCCGCCCTCTCTATCACGCCGCGCTCCATTATACCCGAGGAGAGCTGGAGGGCGAAGAACGTCGACGGGCTCTCTATCTTTATCCTCTCCAGGTCCTTCCGCACCCCTTCCAGGAGCATCCTCTTCTCCGATCCGGACAGGTCCGCCGCATGCTTCTCCTTTGACCCGACGAGTATGACATCATTCACACCCGTGCTCCATATGGCCACTTCGGGAAATACGGACGAGAAGGTCCTGAGTATCATCTCGAACGTCTCATCGTCCATCTCGTATGCCTGCACCCATTGGACCATCAGGCCGCCATCGTTGAGGCGCCTGTAGCAGTCGGTGAAGAACTCCGTCGAGAATAACCCGCTTATGCCCCCCATCCACGGGTTCGAGGGCTCGTTTATTATGATGTCATACCTGTCGTCTATCCGCTGGAGAAAGGTCTTGGCATCCTCCACGTAAAGGCGGAGCCGCGCGTCATCCAGAGGATCGTGGTTGAATTCCGAAAAGTACCGGCTCGCCTTCACCACGGAAGGCGATATCTCCACTACGTCGAGGCGTCCGATCGGATGTACGAGCGCCGAACCGCAGGTGACACCGCTCCCGAGCCCGACCAGGAGGATGTCCCTCGCCTCCGGCTTCAGGATGAGCGGGATGTGCGCCGCGAGTATCTGGGTCGCCATGTCACGGTCGGTCGAGGCGTCAGCTTTACCGTTAACGAAGAGGAATAGCTTTCCTTCCGGCTTTATCACCGAGACGGTATCGTTCAGCCCATCCTCATAAAAGAGTATATCCTTTTTATCGAACCTCTTCACAAAGTCATTGAACTGCCTCGGGCTCATGTTGCGCCTGAATATCTGTGCGCTGAAATTGCCCTTGTTCCAGTCCGCGGCGGTGAGCTCATACGCGATGAAAATAGCACCGCACGCCAGGACGGTGAAGAACCTCTTTCTCACGGCCATAGTCGCATCCTTGAAGACCATGACGGCGCCGAGCGCCAGGTTGGTCACTATCCCGAGCTCCAGCGCGTGCCTCAGGCCGAGAAGCGGCACGAGCACCAGCCCCGCGGCCAGTGCGCCCGATATATTCCCGGCCGTATTCGATGCGATGACCCCGCCCACCTTCTTGCCGAGGAATTCGTACGCGCGCGACCCTATCTTGCACGCCAGGGGAAGCGACATCCCCAGGAATATGGTCGGCGGCAACATCACCAGGAACGAGAATAGGAACTGCGACATCCTGTATAATACGAAGGTCTCCGCGTTCCTCGAAAATATCCAGGAGAGGTGCACGAAAAGAAGCGGCAGTTTTTCGTAGAACGGCAGCGTTAGGACGAGGGAAAGCCCTATAGCCAGCTCGCACAGGCCGAAATAGAGGAACGTCCTGCCGGGCCTCGGCATCTTCTTCGATATGATGAAAGAGCCGATCGTTATACCTGAGATGAACGCCGCCAGCATCAGCGAGAACGAGTACGTCGAGGAGCCGAGTATCATGGAGAGGAGGCGTATCCAGACGATCTCGTACAGCATCGAGACGAAACCGGAGATGAATATGGCAATGACCGCTATGGTCACTATATCTTTCCCGTAATAGTCCTTCTCCTCGAATGTGTCCGCGGCCGGGACGGCGCGGGCCTCCGCCTCATACCTCTTGCTGAGCAGGAACGCGGTGAAACCTACGGCGAAATTGACGAGGGCGGCTATGGTCACCGAGAAGGCAAGCCCGAAATGGTATATCAGGTAGAACCCGGCAAGGAATGTGCCGACGACTGCGCCGAAAGAGTTTATATAGTAGAGGCGCGCCACCACCTTGCCCCGCTCGGATATTGCCTGGACGAAAAATTTGCTCAAGATGGGGAGCGTCCCTCCCATCAGTATGGTCGGCGGGAGCATTATGAGGGCGCCTATCAGGAACTTCAGGGCCACCATACCCAGCGGCGGGACTAGGAGCCCCTTCGCCGCCTCCACATAGATATTCTTTGAGAAGACGAGGAGGTTTGGGGTGATGATACAGAATGCGGCTATTGCCATCTCCACCCATGCGTACAGCGCGAGCTTATTGCCGACCCTGTCCACGAACTTCCCGAAGAAGAAGCTGCCCAGGGCCAATCCTCCCATGAAGGTGGCCAGGACGAGCGTATTGGCGTAGGTCGTATTGCCGAATATAAGCGAAAGATACCGGCTCCACAGGACCTCATATATGAGCCCTGCTATCCCCGATAGGAAGAATAGTAAATATAAGACCGATCTTACCCTGCCGGCACCGCTCGTATTCATCTCTTCTCCTTGATTAATTGATCGCGTCTCCATCCATAAGTCGTCAGATGGGACGGATATCCCGTCTCGACATCATACCCATATCCTTTGAGCATCCTCTCCAGTTCATGATATGTCTGTTGCCCGCCGACTCCATGGTATGATGCTATGGCGAGATGTACGTTATTCTTCCCCAGTATCTCTCCGGCGCCTTTAAGCGCCTCTATCTCTGCGCCCTCTATGTCCATCTTTATGAAATCTACCTTTGTCACGCCGTGTTTCCGCAACTCCCCATCAAGCGTCGTGACATCCACATCCTGCAGGGCTTTGTTATCAGCCAGCCTCTCCGAAAAGAGATTCGCGCCCTGTGTCCCTCCCGCAAATCTTATCTTATCCTCTCTCGACCATACGCCTTTCTCGACCAACAGCATATTCTTCGATCTGTTCAAACTGAGATTTTCCGCTATCTTTTTGCATGCGTATGGATCCGGCTCAAACGCTATGACCATGCCGTCATCCCCGACCGCCTTAGCGGCATATAGAGCGAATTCGCCCGTATAAGCGCCGCAATCGATGACCGTATCGCCTTTCTTTAATCCGTATCTGGCCAGGTATCCGGGCAGGGTCCTCTTCAGCTCATCAGAGATATCGGTATGGCATTTGAAGACAACGCCATTATCGAACGAGAACTTATAGTGCCCCCTCTCATAGTACATGCGAAAACCGTTATCTTTCGCATGTCTCAGATTGTAGTAGGATCGATAGTAGACGCTTCTCAGGATATCTTTGACGGGCCCCGGCGGTACGAGGCGCGATAATACTCTGTTGAATTTTGCCATCTTATGATTTACCTTAACTATTCCTTCAGGCCTTCCTTCAGTGCGGCGGATAACGTATCAGCGATCATCTTATGACCTGCCTGATTAAAATGGCACTCGTCGAGAAATATATCGTCGTTCAAGCCGTCGAATATACCGGTCCCGTCTATGTAAGGGACGCTGTTCGCTTCCGCGGTCTTCCGCATGGCTTCGCGCGCCATATTGCACATCTCCACAACGCTCAGGACATATTTTTTATCAAGACGACCGATAATGGCCCTTTCGTTCTCCGTAAGAGGCGTCTTGTAATATAATAGCGGTTGAAATACGAGCACGGCATCTATGCCGTATGACTTCGCCAGGTGGCATATGAGATCGAGGTTCCTTCCATAGAAAGATATCTGTTCCGGGTTCACCGTAAAATCTTCCGATAGCTTTGCCTTGCGCCTTTCAAGCCAACGGAAGATACGTTTCGTCGGCCGGTATCTCTTTAATTTCATTTCGACGAAAAGCTTCGGCATCGATGTATAGTACACCGTCTCTATCTCGGCAAACCAGCGCGGGTAATTCGGCCTCTTGTCCCTCTTTAAACTTGTAAAGACGTCATTGAAGCCGTCGAAGACGATGACGAGATCGGGCTTTAATCCTATGATCTTGTCTTCGAACAATACCAGCTCCTGCATCGACACGTACGCCGGCAGGCCTGCGTTTATCACCTCCACATCCCTGCCTGTCGCGCTCTTCAGGTCGCTCTCAAGCAGCTTACAAAATGTCAGGTTATCATTCGTCGTCTCCGCGCCGAATACCGCCGAGCCCCCGAGGACGGCTATCCTGTACGCCCCTGCCTTCTTCTCTCCTACCTCAGGCCCCCTCAATCCTATAGAATTCAAATTAACCGTGTCGGAATGGTAGTTCGCCGGGAGGCCGAAGACCGTATAGGGGTATAAACAGAATTTCTGGGCATCTTCATACTCAGCCATCTCTTTACCGGTCAATAGTGTGCCCGGCCTGCCCTTTCGCGCATTAGCAGGCCTTTGTGACTCTTCACAAAATTTCATTATCCTGTCGGCCAATATCAAAAGGAATAGCGCCAGCGCTATTCCGTATATGATCTTTTTCATTTCTATGATCCCGTGCCTGAATTTCTTATTTTATCATCAACCAAGTTAATTGGGTTTTTGCCAGGAGGTTGCTACTCGTGGTTACCGTTATTGCCGTTGTAGAGGTACCTGTCCTTCTTGCCGTTCACTATGATATTGCCCTTCTCGAAGGCGAGGAGGAAGGCGCTTACGATGACGGGGTCGAACTGGGTGCCGGATACACGTTTCAGCTCCTGGAGGGCCTCCTCTATCTCCTTTTTGCGGCGATAGGGGCGGTTCGAGGTCATGGCGTCGAAGGCGTCGGCCACGGCGATGATGCGGGCGATGAGCGGGATGTCGCTGCCCTTGAGGCCGTCGGGGTATCCGGAGCCGTCGTAACATTCCTGGTGGGCACGGACCTCCCTGACCACATCTCCTAACTCCTTGATGGGGTTGAGGATGGTGGCACCGATAATGGAGTGTTTCTTCACCTCTTCGAACTCTTCCGGCGTCAGTTTCGAGCTCTTGTTCAATATATAGTCCGGGATACCGATCTTACCTACATCATGCAGAAGGGCCGCTATCTGGAGCGTCTCGCGGAAGTTCTTGTAGCGCCCCATCTCCGGCACGCCGTCGAGCTCCTTGGCGATGGCGAGGCAGTAGTTCGTCACCCGCTCGGTGTGGCCGTGCGTGTACGGGTCACGGGCATCGATGGCGGCGGCAAGCGCAATGGCGGTATGTATGAATATCCTGTGCTCGCGCATGTAGAGGTCCTTTATCTCCTCTATCTTCTGCTGGAGGTTTTCGATGAGCTGGGCGTTCGCTATGGCCATGGCGGCGTCATTGGCAAGTGTGACGAAGAACCCCATCTCCTCCCTGGTGAAGTCCTCTCCCGACATCTTCTCGCCCAATATAAGTATGCCGAGGAGGTCCCGCTTAAAGTAGCACGGCACGCAGAAAGAGGCCTTCAGGAGGTCCATCTGCTTCTTTATGGCAAGGAGGCTGTCGTAGAGGTCGGGCTGTTTCTCCAGTATCTCCCTGTTCCTTAGGCCGGTCACTATATCGACGTAGCTGACCGTGCCCGTCTCCGAGATGAGGTAATTGTTCTTTTCGCTGAATATCTGG
The genomic region above belongs to Candidatus Omnitrophota bacterium and contains:
- a CDS encoding XRE family transcriptional regulator; translated protein: MNIGEIIHKLRKDKKMTLAELSAASGVALATLSRMENGKMTGTLDSHISIAKALEISLPDLYSSLALSKREVERRTKETKTDVLRHTKSSSVEMLVSKTANKKMMPLLVKIHKGGTTQKEETKTGVEKFIYVLEGNLEATIGEERYNLARGDTLYFESAIPHYFTNTGRGDARIICVACPPLL
- a CDS encoding efflux RND transporter permease subunit, whose translation is MTLSDLSIKNPVFAWMLMAALMIFGFISYTRLGVSQLPDVDFPVVSVSMTWEGAAPEVMETDVVDIAEDAMMSIQGVREISSSIQQGSASISIEFELGRDIDAAVQDVQTKIDQAQRQLPKDLDPPIVTKVNSEDHPIIMLAVSSKTMPLRDIMSYVQDHLKNQFAMLSGVGDIFLGGFVDRNLRIWVDADKLDAYQFTVKDIIDAVQAEHEELPAGRIETAVKEYNVRVMGEARTTTEFENLLLPKRSGQPVFKPLYLKEVATIEDGLADIRRIARSDGEPTVALGIRKQRGANEVEVAHKVLKRLEEIKRYIPKELNVSVRFNRTKFSEDSINELVFTLVLSAIVTSLICWLFLGSWSATFNILLAIPTSILGAFMVINFLGFTLNTFTVLGLSLAIGIVVDDAIMVLENIVRYRERGVEKVEAARRGARQITFAALAATIALIAIFLPVAFMSGIIGKFFFQFGVTISVAVALSLLEALTLAPMRCAQFLEVGSRHTAIGKGIDRSFKWLAAKYHTLLGMALNKRAMVIIAAVLFFISSIFIIKLIRKEFLPSQDMSMFMLRLQTPVGSAITFTDEKFKVAEKFIMSRPELLGYFSLVGGFSGSEANSGVMFITFKEPKKRPVVPPARHPLSQRELMDLFRAELNRIPDLKVTVQDLSLSGFSAQRGMPIELSVRGPDWEKLGDYSEEIRQRMSKSDLMTDVDTDFLEKIPEIRVEPDRSKADERGVSVDSIGDAVNALIGGQRIAKYTKDGRRYDVRIQLVPSQRTEREDIEKLWVWNNRNELVQLKDVVNITQKLTPLTITRRNRERAISLFANVAPGKSQTDAIAQVDRIAKEVLPAGYRVVFGGSTQTFKESFATLVLAFWLGIIVAYMVLASQFNSYLHPLSVLVALPFSISGAFITLLLGGQSMNIYSIIGIILLMGIVKKNSILLVDFTNQQRDQGLDVRSALLKACPIRLRPILMTSIATISAAIPPALAMGPGAETRIPMAITIIGGVIVSTLFTLFVVPCVYSLFSKIERKRYGVKFEEIEDREDAVLS
- a CDS encoding TolC family protein, with product MNRIIKALAVSFLILGCGAGYAAQEDLRAEPLTLSECYDLALKQSELIAINADLIKETEAHFLQALSIMLPHVSFISTDSQEQEPEDKGTTFSTLKPTKSSSRRLNVTETLFSGFKAFAAMKGSGYEKEQRTKEKERAEQLLMVDVANAFYLLMEEREDIKALLNIKKALINRIIELRKREDLGRSRPSEVVNAKTQLYSVDATIDVVKSQEIVARQLLEFLVGRSVGRVADPYDIPSSLMPEEYYVARYIVRPDVEAARYAWQYAEKAADVVDSDFLPTVSVEGNYYTQRTAFNKGTDWDVMLTLDVPIFEGTEVLGRSKEAALKAHESSLEFARLKRKTPYDIKDAYVKLKTAMTVHDTLRKAFATAKLNYYLQRKDYERSLVNNLDVLTAIQTLEDAQRNYIHALYEAKRLYWQLLVAAGENIKEGPHDTF
- a CDS encoding MarR family transcriptional regulator, with protein sequence MSNISLAEFADRMTEIMSIISREFMRQQSSTFYKVKVTMPQFVILNFLKREGELTMTEIARFLNVTTAAVTGIIDRLVRERYAVRMSDPKDRRIVRIKMTPKGTRVVDSIHQHQHRMLIDIFGRITQEEREQYLKILMHIREHLK
- a CDS encoding fused MFS/spermidine synthase, whose protein sequence is MNTSGAGRVRSVLYLLFFLSGIAGLIYEVLWSRYLSLIFGNTTYANTLVLATFMGGLALGSFFFGKFVDRVGNKLALYAWVEMAIAAFCIITPNLLVFSKNIYVEAAKGLLVPPLGMVALKFLIGALIMLPPTILMGGTLPILSKFFVQAISERGKVVARLYYINSFGAVVGTFLAGFYLIYHFGLAFSVTIAALVNFAVGFTAFLLSKRYEAEARAVPAADTFEEKDYYGKDIVTIAVIAIFISGFVSMLYEIVWIRLLSMILGSSTYSFSLMLAAFISGITIGSFIISKKMPRPGRTFLYFGLCELAIGLSLVLTLPFYEKLPLLFVHLSWIFSRNAETFVLYRMSQFLFSFLVMLPPTIFLGMSLPLACKIGSRAYEFLGKKVGGVIASNTAGNISGALAAGLVLVPLLGLRHALELGIVTNLALGAVMVFKDATMAVRKRFFTVLACGAIFIAYELTAADWNKGNFSAQIFRRNMSPRQFNDFVKRFDKKDILFYEDGLNDTVSVIKPEGKLFLFVNGKADASTDRDMATQILAAHIPLILKPEARDILLVGLGSGVTCGSALVHPIGRLDVVEISPSVVKASRYFSEFNHDPLDDARLRLYVEDAKTFLQRIDDRYDIIINEPSNPWMGGISGLFSTEFFTDCYRRLNDGGLMVQWVQAYEMDDETFEMILRTFSSVFPEVAIWSTGVNDVILVGSKEKHAADLSGSEKRMLLEGVRKDLERIKIESPSTFFALQLSSGIMERGVIERAGPVNSDYFPVLEYRAPLGLYTDSTIIDFLKNIDERRLPLKKGGLLLKGYLGERPLGQGEYANLYEFISQENARYNTDILPALAAKWHEEYPDDIEGSIAYASHNRASLEDAVDTMADVVEADKSFDNLDFYAKLQLERYLVMRSFLTPEAADEAVAGLARCIELSGGRPARFYHIAGKVFFKGAEYGRAIEYFAKAESSARSAGEAGEREIDRADLMNDMCMAYLKEGDVDRALQYAEKALSEDGDNARAREIIKLIGFRINSRR
- a CDS encoding FkbM family methyltransferase, whose translation is MAKFNRVLSRLVPPGPVKDILRSVYYRSYYNLRHAKDNGFRMYYERGHYKFSFDNGVVFKCHTDISDELKRTLPGYLARYGLKKGDTVIDCGAYTGEFALYAAKAVGDDGMVIAFEPDPYACKKIAENLSLNRSKNMLLVEKGVWSREDKIRFAGGTQGANLFSERLADNKALQDVDVTTLDGELRKHGVTKVDFIKMDIEGAEIEALKGAGEILGKNNVHLAIASYHGVGGQQTYHELERMLKGYGYDVETGYPSHLTTYGWRRDQLIKEKR
- a CDS encoding SGNH/GDSL hydrolase family protein — its product is MKKIIYGIALALFLLILADRIMKFCEESQRPANARKGRPGTLLTGKEMAEYEDAQKFCLYPYTVFGLPANYHSDTVNLNSIGLRGPEVGEKKAGAYRIAVLGGSAVFGAETTNDNLTFCKLLESDLKSATGRDVEVINAGLPAYVSMQELVLFEDKIIGLKPDLVIVFDGFNDVFTSLKRDKRPNYPRWFAEIETVYYTSMPKLFVEMKLKRYRPTKRIFRWLERRKAKLSEDFTVNPEQISFYGRNLDLICHLAKSYGIDAVLVFQPLLYYKTPLTENERAIIGRLDKKYVLSVVEMCNMAREAMRKTAEANSVPYIDGTGIFDGLNDDIFLDECHFNQAGHKMIADTLSAALKEGLKE